Part of the Palaemon carinicauda isolate YSFRI2023 chromosome 8, ASM3689809v2, whole genome shotgun sequence genome is shown below.
aaaggaagcaagaacggaggtatggaagaaagcaagcaagaacgtaggtatggaagaaaggaagcgagacCGGAGGTATGGAAGAAAGCAAGCAAGAATGGAGGTATGGAAGGAAGtaagcaagaacggaggtatggaagaaagaaagcgagaacggaggtatggaagaaaggaagcgagaagggaggtatggaagaaaggaagcaagaacggagaTATGCAAGAAAGGAAGCGAGAACGGAGGTGTGGAAGAAAGGCagcaagaacggaggtatggaaggaAAAACGgaagaatggaagaaaggaagcgagaacggaggtatggaagaaaggaaacgagaCCGGAGGTATGGAAGAAAGCAAGCACGAACAGAGGTATGGAAGGAAGtaagaacggaggtatggaagaaaggaaacgagaccggaggtatggaagaaagcaagcacgaacggaggtatggaaggaagtaagaa
Proteins encoded:
- the LOC137645512 gene encoding cylicin-1-like, translating into MEESKQERRYGRKEARPEVWKKASKNGGMEGSKQERRYGRKKARTEVWKKGSEKGGMEERKQERRYARKEARTEVWKKGSKNGGMEGKTEEWKKGSENGGMEERKRDRRYGRKQARTEVWKEVRTEVWKKGNETGGMEESKHERRYGRK